DNA sequence from the Streptomyces canus genome:
TCAACTGAACTCATATATCTGGAGGTACGGCGTGGGCATCCTCGACGACAAGGTCGCCATCGTCACCGGCGGCGGCAGAGGCCTTGGCCGGGCGCACTGTCTGGCGCTCGCCGAGGCCGGCGCGACCGTGGTCGTGAACGACCTCGGCTCGGGCATACACGGCGAGCAGACCGGCGACTCCCCCGCCGACGAGGTCGTCGCCGAGATCACCAAGCTCGGCGGCCGGGCGATCGCCAACCACTCCTCGGTGACCGACTGGGCGGCGACCGAGACCATGGTCGCGGACACCGTCGCGGAGTTCGGCCACCTCGACATCGTCGTGAACAACGCGGGCATCGTGCGCGACCGGATGCTGTTCTCGATGACCGAGGCGGAATTCGACTCCGTCATCGCGGTGCACCTGAAGGGCACTTTCGCGCTCACCCGGCACGCGTGCGCGTACTGGCGAGAGGCGTCGAAGCGCGGCGAGCGGGTCGCCGGCCGGGTCATCAACACGACGTCCGGGACCGGCCTGTTCGGCAACCAGGGCCAGTCCAACTACGGGGCCGCGAAGGCCGGAATAGCCGGGCTCACCGTCCTGACCGCCCTGGAGATGCGCCGCTACGGCGTGACCGCGAACGCCATCTCGCCGATCGCGGCCACGCGGATGACGGATGGGCTGGCCGTCGGCGAGTCCCTCCAGGCCACCGAGGGCTTCGACCCGCGCGATCCCGCCAACGCCTCCGGGGTCGTCGTCTACCTGGCCTCCGACAGCGCGGCCTGGCTGACCGGTCAGGTCCTGCGCATCGAGGGCAACCGGCTGAACCGGCTGCAGGGCTGGACGGTCGCCGCCGTCCACCCGAGCCAGTCGGGGCAGGCCCTCACCTACGACGAGCTCGTCGACGCGGTACCGCAGTTGTACGGCGCCGTCCCCGTCGGCCGGGCGACGGGCGTCGGCCAGTGAAGGGCCACGACGCCGCCGCCCTCGCGCTGCGCGCGACCCTCGGCCCGATGCTCTTCGCGCACGGCTGGAACAAGGTCGCCGGACCGGGCGGGCTCAAGGGCACCACGGGCTGGTTCGAGGCGCTGGGCCTCAAGCCGGCCGAGGTGCACGCCCGGATGGCGGCGGGCACCGAGATGGCGGCCGGGGTGGGCATCGCGCTCGGCGCGGCCAACCCGCTCCCCGCCGCGGCGGCCGTCGGCCTGATGACCGTGGCCGCGCGGACCGACCACCGCGGCAAGGGCTTCTTCGTCTTCAAGGGCGGCTGGGAGTACGCCGGTGTCGTGGGCGGCGCGGCCGTCGCACTGGCCGCGCTGGGCAACGGACGGTACTCGCTGGACGGCCTGCTGCGCCGCCAACACGCGGGCAGCCGACACGCGTTGCTGGCGGCCGGAGTCGGCACGGCGAGCGCGGCGGCGCTGCTGGCGCTGTGCTACCGGCCGCAGCAGAAACCGGACGGGACAGATCAATGAGACCGATAAGGGCAACAAGGGAGAGTCGACATGGACGCGGCTGACTTCAGCGCGGTGCTGTCCGAGGTCCGGCGTTTCGTCAGGGACCGTGTCGTGCCGCTCGAGGCGGAGATCGACGAGAAGGACGAGATGCCCGCGGACATCCGCGAGGCGGCCAAGAAGATGGGCCTGTTCGGCTTCGCGCTGCCCGAGGAGTACGGCGGACTGGGTCTGTCGATGCTCGAGGAGGCCCAGCTGATGTTCGAGCTGGGCTACACGACCCCGTCGCTGCGTTCGATGTTCGGCACGAACAACGGCATCGCGGGTCATGTCCTCATGGTGGGCGGCACCGAGGAACAGAAGGCGGAATGGCTGCCGAGGATCGCCTCCGGTGACGTACTGGCGTCGTTCGCGCTCACCGAACCCGAGGCCGGGTCCGACCCGTCGACGCTCACCACGCGCGCCCATCTGGACGGCGACGACTGGGTGATCAACGGCGCCAAGCGGTACATCACCAACGCCCCGCTCGCCGACGTCTTCATGGTCTTCGCCCGCACCGACCCCGATGCCCCGCGCACCCGGGGCATCTCCACCTTCCTGGTCCCGGCCGGAACGCCGGGCCTCACCGTGGCTCCCAAGGACCACAAGATGGGCCAGTTCGGCGCCTGGACCGCCGACGTCTTCTTCGACGACGTCCGCGTGCCGGCCTCCGCCCTCGTCGGCGGCGACGCCGGCCTCAACCGTGGCTTCTCCACGGCGATGGGCTGCATCGCCCACGGGCGGGTGCACATCTCCGCGCTGATGGTCGGCATGGCCGAGCGCCTGGTCGACGAGTCGGTCGCCTACGCGAGCACCCGCAAGCAGTCCGGGAAGCTCATCGGCTCCTTCCAGCTCGTCCAGGGCCTGATCGCCGACTCGCAGACCGACTACTACGCCGGACGCGCCACCGTCCTGGAGGCCGCCCGCGCCTTCGACGCCGGGACGGACACCAAGATCGGCCCGTCCTGCACGAAGTACTTCGCCAGCGAGATGGTGTGGCGGGTCGCGGACCGCGCCGTGCAGATCCATGGCGGTGCGGGCTACATGCGCGGGGTCGCCGTCGAGCGCTTCTACCGCGACGCCCGGCTGTTCCGCATCTACGAGGGCACCAGCCAGATCCAGCAGGTCATCATCGCGAAGGCGCTGCTGGGCGAGGCGGCGCGCGGCTGAACCCGCCTGCCGGGGTGTGTCGTTCTCGGCGCATGACCGACACCTCGCCGAGTGACGAAGACGGCCTCGCGCTGTGGCGGCAGACGCCGGCCCCGTTCCAGCAGCAGGACCAGCAGCCGCTCGCCGCATCCCTCCGACCGATCCTCCCAGATCTCCTCGCCCATGCCCCCTGCCCGCCGCTTCTGTCCTCCAGCACCCTGGTCATCGGCGCACAACGTGACCTGTGAGGCCCGCCCCAGCGGCTCATGCCGCCATGCGCGGCATGTCGGAGGCGCCGGCGAGTAACTGCTTCTTCCTCTGCGTGATCAGTATCGAGGGGAATCGATGTCGCGGAGTCAGCCCGCGTCGAGCGGAACCAGGGCCACGGGCCGGACCATAGCGCGCGCCGGCACCACCGGCCGATGGCTGGGCGCGCACAGCAAGTGGACCACCGGCATCACCATCGCCGACGACGCGCTCGCCCTGTTGCCTCTCCGCGGTCTTCGGCACAGCAGGACACGCCAACGCCGATGGTCAGCGACTCATCCCCTCCGGGTGATGCCGTCCGGTGCGGGCTGGAGTCTCCTGAATACGTACGGCACTCCGACCGCCAGACAAGGAGCACGAAATGGCCAAGCAAGAGACAGGCGCGGGCGGCGTCGCCGCCATCGCCGAAGCGGACGCTCCCGTCTTCGAGACGCTGGTCCAGATGACGCTCGACACGTTCGAGCGGTCCGGGCTGGATCAGGAGACGTACCTGCTGGCACGCATCGCGGCTCTGGTGGCCATGGACGCCTCTGCCCCCTCGTACCTGCTCAACATCGGCACCGCAGCGGAGATCGGTATGCCGCTGGAGAAGATCCAGGGAACGCTCGTGGCGATCGCCCCCGTAGTGGGCAGCGCACGGATCGTGTCCGCCGCCCGCGCCATCGGCGACGCATTCGGCCTGGAACTCCCCGGAGAAGAGGAGCAGTGACCCCGCCCCGGCCGGGGTGGCAAGCCCTGGCCCCGGGCTCGCCATGGGGCCTGCGGCCCTTCCTCTCGCACGCACTGCGACCTCGGCACGGCCGAGACACCAAACAGGAGACGCGATGGACAGCTATGTGAACCTGGCCTACGACTACCCGGTACTGGGCGCCTTCTGGACGGTCATGTGGATCTTCCTGTGGGTCATGTGGATCTTCCTGCTCTTCCGCGTCGTCGTCGACATCTTCCGCGACGACTCCATGAACGGCTGGGCCAAGACGGGATGGCTGGTCTTCACGATCGTCCTCCCCTTCCTGGGCGTCTTCGTCTACCTCATCGCCCGGGGCAAGGACATGGGCAAGCGTGAACAGGAGCACACCAGGGCCAAGTTGGAAGCGACGAACCAGTACGTCCGCGAGACCACCGGCACCACAGGGCCCGCGAGCGAGGCGGATCAACTGGCCAAGCTCTCGGAGGTCCGGGCCCGTGGCGACATCTCCGACGAGGAATACCGCCGGGCCAAGGAGAAGGTCCTCCACTAGCAACCGGACGCACCACATGCCACGTCTGTGCGCCCGTTCACCGGGCCCGCGACGATACGGGGGCCCTGGCTGTGGCAGGGGCCGGGTCGGCTGTGGGGCCCAGGGGCGGCAATGAGCCCACGCAGCTGTGACGGCAGCGGACTCCCTCGCCAACCCGGCGTACAAAACCATCAGCCACCACGCCCGCAGTCCACCAGCGCCGCGCTGAGGCTCTGCACCGAATCGGGGGCGACAGCATCACATCGGACGAGTTCGCCGGTCAGCTTCCACGCGAAGAAGCTGGCTCGAGGACATCTGCGGTCGTCCTACACTCCACTGCGGCTCCGAAGGTGCTCACACTCTCGACGCCGGCCCAGCGGTCATGGAGCCCGTCATCGGGGATGACGTCCGCATGAACGCCGACGGACAACGGTCGCCCACCTACCACCCTCAGCTGCGGGGCACCTGGACCGGCCTCTCATCCACCAGTTCAAGACCGGGGGCTGTCGGCCCGACCGCCGCCTGCGAGCGGATGACATCGATCGCTTCGACGAGTTGGTCGCGCAGCAACCGGCAGAGCCTGGTCCGCCCCTCCGGAGCCCAGGCCAGTCCATCCGAACCACTCATGTGCACCTCCGCCGGGTGACCTCGCCCTGAACGTTGTCCGTCAGATCGCCGACCCGGTCTGCAACCAGCGCAGCATCAGTCCCACAGGCCGCGCAATGCACGATCACATCGGTACTCAGCTCGCGGCGAGCACCCTCACGCCGACAAAGCTGATCACCGTGCTGCACCGCCATACCGTCCCAACGACGCCACCTCGCTCCCGATGGCCCGCCGAAAGGGTGACTTCGGCCGCTGCCCACCCCCGGAATATCGGGAACTGCGCCTGGAGTCCGCCAGTCACCCACCGGCGCAGGCCGGCTGCGGCCAGGTGGCGCCTGGACCCGTGTGGCGGCGGCGGACGCCACTGCGGCGTAGCAACTTCGACGCGAGGCTGCCCGGGCTGTGGGAATGCGACGTCAAGCGGCAGTCGGCCGACCTGGTCATCGCGGGCCGGCGCCGGGAGCAGGTCGGCCGCCGTTTCGGCCGACGCAAGTCCCCTCTTCCATCGGACACAGGACCGGCCCGCCCTGGATCCTTGCCGCGTGCAACCGCCCACGTCAATCCGACTGGCACACCGGTCCGCCTGTCTCCGGAAGACGCCGCGAGCACAGCTTGCAGCGGATGAGGCCGACGTGGCTGTGCTGTTCCCAGGGCAGCCAGGCATGCTCGCCGAGCCGCTGTTGGCTCGCGTCGGCCGGGACGGCGGCCGTCCGGCGTGTCCTCGTCGATGTCGGCGCGCAGTCCTTCGTCGACCTGTAGAAGGAGGCGAGCGGCGCGTCCAAGGGGGATCAGCGGGGCTGCCGCAGGAGTCGACAATCCGCAGGGTTGATCCGAAGGGTCGGAGCATGAGCAGTGGCGGCTGGACCGTTGTGGCGGTGGCGGGCGTCACCGCCGCGTACGCACTGGTTTCGCGTCGGCTGTCCTCGACGCCCCTGTCGTCGGCGATCGTGTTCGTCGGCGCCGGGATCCTCATCGGGCCGGCCGTGCTCGACATCGTCGACCTGGAGCACGACACCGCACCGATCACCACGCTCCTCGAGGCCACGCTGACCCTCGTGCTGTTCACCGATGCCATGACCGTGCGCAGACGGGACCTCGCGGCCGGGGGCTTTCTGCCGGGCCGTCTGCTGGGCTTCGGACTGCCGCTGAGTATCGGGGCGGGCTGGCTGCTTGCCTGGCCCCTGCTGCCGGGGCTGACGGTGTGGGAGCTCGCACTCGTCGGCGCGATCCTCGCCCCTACAGACGCCGCCCTCGGAAAGACGGCGATCTCCAATCCCCGGGTCCCGGCGCTCGTACGGCATGGACTGAATGTGGAAAGCGGCCTGAACGACGGCATGGTGCTGCCGTTCTTCGTCGTGTTCCTCGCCGCCATCCCGGGCACGCACTATGCGGACGAGGGTGCGGCAGGTGTCTTCTGGCGCGCACTCGTGCTGAGCACCGCGCTGGGGCTTCTGGTCGGTGGGCTGGGCGGTCGTCTGCTGCAGTGGACTCGGGCCAGAGGGTGGGTCACACGGGAGTGGCGGCAGGTCTATCTGCTGGCCGTCGCCGCGGCGTCGTACGAACTCGGCGTCCTGACGGACGGCAGCGGCTTCATCGCGGCCTGGGTGGCCGGGTTCGCCTTCGGGTTCGCCCTGCGCCGTTACCGGACCGGCGGCGAGGAGGAGGCACACCCGGACCACACCTCCGACTTCGCCGAGAATCTCGGCGGACTCCTGGCGTCGATCAGTCTTCTGGTCTTCGGAGCGGTGCTCCTCGGTCCTGCGCTGGAGCACCTGAGCTGGCGGATCGTCCTTTACGCGGTGCTCAGCCTCACCGTGGTCAGGATGCTGCCCGTGGCCCTCTCGCTCGCAGGGAGCGGACTCCGGTCGCCCACGGTGACGTACATCGGGTGGTTCGGGCCGCGCGGTCTCGCGTCCGTCGTGCTGGCGCTGCTCGTGGCGGAGGAACACGTTCCAGGGGTGGAACTGCTGGGCAGAGTGGTCGCGATCACCGTCGGCCTGAGTGTCCTCCTGCACGGCGTCTCGGCCGTGACCCTCGCTGAGCGGTACGGCCGCTGGTACGAGAAGGCCGCTGCCGCCACCCGCGGCCTGCGGGAGAAGGCACCCGTACCTGAGGCCCCCGGGCGCCGCAGGCTCGGCTCCCTGGACCGGCCCGAGACGTGATGGCACGGGTCCCGTACTCGCTCCGCGCGCTGTCGCCCGGCTCGTACGGTGTGGCCCGCCCGCCCTAGGGACGGTCAGATCCCGAGCCGGTCCAGCAACCGCTCGTGGTACACCGCCGGGCCGCCGAACAGCAGCTGCGAGGACTTGGCCCGCCGGAAGTACAGGTGGGCCGGGTGTTCCCAGGTGAAGCCGATGCCGCCGTGGACCTGGATGTTCTCCATGGCGGCGATCATGTACGCCCGTGAGCAGCAGGCGTGGGCCACGGTCGCGGCGACCGGGAAGTCCGGGGAGCCCTCGTCGGCCAGCCGGGCCGCCTCACGGGAGGCGGCTTCGGCCAGTTCCACCTGGACGAGCATGTCGGCGCACTTGTGCTTGACCGCCTGGAAGGAACCGATCGGCCGGCCGAACTGATGGCGGGCGCGGGCGTACTCCGCGCTCGTCTCCAGGCACCGGCGCGCCCCACCCGCCTGCTCGGCGGCGAGCCCGACCGAGGCTATGTCGAGGACCTTGGCCATGATGCGGCCGCCCGCCCCCTCCGCCCCGACGAGGGTCGCGGGCACGGCGTCCAGGGTCAGCCGCGCCATGGCCCGGGTGGCGTCCAAGGTCTCCATCGGTTCCGCCGCGAGTCCCGCGGCGTCCCGCTCCACGGCGAAGAGGGTGGGGCCGGCCACGGTACGGGCGACGACGAGGATCAGGTCGGCCGTCGTACCGTCGATGACGAAGCACTTGCGGCCGCGTACCGTCCAGCCGGCGTCGCCGTCCGGCACGGCGCGCGCCGAGACCATGGCGGGGTCCCAGGAGCCGTGGTCCTCGGCGACGGCGAGGGTGGCCGTGGTCCGCCCGGCCGCGATACCGGGCAGGAGGCGCGCACAGGCCTCCTTGTCCCCCGAAGCCAGCAGGGCCTGGGCCGCCAGGAGGACGGTGGCGAAGAAGGGGGCGCAGAACAGTGCGCGGCCCATCTCCTCCAGGACGACGCCGAGTTCGACGCGTCCGAAGCCGTCGCCGCCGTACTCCTCGGGGATCGCCAGGCCCGGCAGGCGCAGTTGGTCGGCCGCCTGGGACCACACCGCCGGGTCGAAGCGCGGCTCGCTCTCCATCAGCTTGCGGACCGCTTCCTCGGGCGACTTGGCTTCCAGGAACTCCCGTACGGCTGCCCGCAGTTCCCGCAGTTCGCTCTCGTCGGCGGTCACGGCCGCACCTCCTTGGCAGCGGCGGTCACCGGTTCCTTGGGCAGGCCGAGGACGCGTTCCGCGAGGATGTTCTTCATGATCTCCTCGGTGCCGCCGAGGATGCGCAACGCCGGGGTGGCCAGCAGCAGTTCGGTCCATGCGTACGTGCCCCACTGGCCGGTGTCGGCGATGATCCGGGGGCCGAGCACGTCGGACACGAAGTGCGCCGCGCGGGTGAGGTTCTGGCCGTACATCAGCTTCGAGACGGACATCTCGGGGCCCGGCGCGACCCCCGCGCGCAGCCTGCGGAGGGCGCGGGCGTTGAGGTGTTCGGTGGCCAGGACGTCCACGAGGAGTTCGGCGAGGCGGGCGCGCAGGGCCCGGTCGTCCCAGGTCCAGGTGGCCCGCATGAGCGCCGAGAGGTGGTCCGGGGACAGGGCGGCGGCCACCGGGCCGACTCCCTCGCTGCCGACCGTCGCGCGCTCGTTCATCAGGGTGGTCAGGGCGACCGTCCAGCCGCCGTCGACCTCGCCGAGCCGGTGGTCGTCGGGGATGCGTACGTCGGTGAGGAAGACCTCGTTGAAGTCCGCGCCGCCGGTCATCTGCCGCAGCGGCCGGACCTCGACTCCGGGGGCGTCCATGGGGACGAGGAACGCCGTGATGCCGCGGTGCTTGGGCGCTTCCGGGTTCGTACGGGTCAGAGCGAGGCCGATCTGGCTGTGCTGGGCGACCGACGTCCACACCTTCTGCCCGTTGAGCACCCAGTCCTCGCCCTCGCGGACGGCCCGGGTCGCCACGCTCGCCAGGTCGGATCCCGCGCCTGGTTCGCTGAACAGCTGGCAGGCGATGGCGTCCCCGCGGTACATCGCGGGCAGCCAGCGGTCCTTGATGCGGGGCTGGGCGTGGGCCAGGATCGTCGGCCCGATCATGCCCAGGCCGATCACGCTGAGCACACCGGTGTCGGCGACGTCGTACTCCGACTCAATGGCGTCGTAGAGCAGGTCGTGGACGGGGGTCAGGCCCCGGCCGCCGTACTCCACCGGTCCCGTGATCCAGCCGAAGCCGTTCTCGTGGCGGATCCGCTGCCACTCCCGGGCCCGTTGCACGAACTCCCGTTCCTCCTCGAGCGGGAGGCTGCTGAAGTACGCCATCGAGTCGTCGCCCTCGCCCCAGGTGAGGGCGGTGCGGTCGGGGGCCTTCGCCACGTGCGCGTCGAGGAAGCGGCGCGCCTCGGCGGCGAAGTCCCGCATGTCGTCGGATTCCATCGCGTTCGCTCCGCTGTCAGGTCGAGAGGATCGTCACCGCCGACGCGCCGGGCGCGCCGTACAGGTGGGTGTAGCCGACGCGCGGTGTGCCGGGGATCTGGCGCGTGCCCGCGGTACCGCGCAGCTGGAGGACGATCTCGTGGATCTGACGCAGTCCGGACGCGCCGATCGGTTCTCCGTTGCCGAGGAGTCCGCCGTCGGTGTTGACCGGGAGCCGGCCGCCGATCTCGGTGGCACCCTCAGCGATGAGGCGTTCCTGCTCGCCGTCCTTGCAGAGGCCGTTCTCCGCCATGTGGATGATCTCCGACCCGGCGTCGGTGTCCTGGAGCTGGGCGACGTCGACGTCTTCGGGGCCGATGCCCGCGCGTTCGTACGCGTCCCGGGAGGCGTCCACGCTCGGGCTGTCCACGGGCTCCCCGACCGGGAACGACGGGCTCTGCACCTCGAACGCGCCGAGCCTGCGGCTGCGCAGGGCGGTGGCCCGGACGCGTACGGGGGTGGTCGTGTACTTGTGGGCCTGGTCGGCCCGGCACATCACGACGGCCGCGGCGCCCTCGTTCGGCCCGCAGTACATGAACTGCCGCAGGGGGTAGTTGAGGACCGGCGAGGCGAGGACCTCCTCGGGCGACAGGGGCGTCCGGCGCCAGGCCTTGTCGTTCCCGGCCGCGTTGCGGAAGTTCTTCGAGGCCACGCGGGCGAGCGTCTCGTGGGAGATGCCGTGCTCGTGCATATAGCGGTTGATCTTCATGCCGAAGAAGTGGGTGGTGAGGAAGAGCCCGGTCTGCCCGTACCAGGAGGGGATGCCTGCCACGGACGGGTCGGCGGCGAACGCGCCACGCGGGTGCTTGTCCAGGCCGATCGCGATCGTCAGGTCGTGCTCGCCGGTCTCGATCGCGCGGGCGGCCAGCGCCACCGCCGTACCGGCCGTCGCGCAGCCGTTGAAGACACCGCGCATCGGTATGCCGGTCAGGCCGAGCCTGCCGACGATCGCGTCCGGGTTGGCGACCTCGTAGCTGCCGATGTAACCGCCCTGGATCTGCGGCCAGTTCACGCCCGCGTCGGCGAGCGCCAGCCGTACCGCGTCCGCGCCCATGTCCAGCGCGGGCTTGCCGGGGAACCGGCCGAAGGGGTGCAGGCCCACCCCGATGATGACGGCCTCGGTCATGACGCCTCCTCCTCGATCTCAGTGGATTCCTCGACCGGGGCGAACGCGAACGTCATGACCTCCGTGCCGTCGTCCTGGACGGTGTAGGGCACGAGCGTCAGCCGCATGTCCTGCCCGATCCGCAGCTTGTCCGGGTCGGGTTCGGTCAGTCGCGCCTCGACCAGCAGCTCGCCGGGGAGCTCGATGTATCCGACGGAGTACGGCTCGAAGGTCTCGGGGCCGTCGTACGGCGGGGACGGCGGGCGGAAGTCCTGGGTCGTGTACGTCCACAGCGTGCCGCGGTCCGCCAGGAGCCGTTCCTTCGAATCGTCGCTCGCGCACCGGACGCAGGTCGCGGCGGCCGGGAAGCTCACCAGGCCGCACACCCTGCACTCGGAACCGATCAGCCGGAGGGGCGCGGCGGCGGGCGGCCAGGTGAACAGGCCCTCGGCGACCGGGCGTTGTGCCGTCGTCATCTCAGGCCCCGTTCCGGTTGCCCAGGACGTCGGCGTTC
Encoded proteins:
- a CDS encoding SDR family NAD(P)-dependent oxidoreductase produces the protein MGILDDKVAIVTGGGRGLGRAHCLALAEAGATVVVNDLGSGIHGEQTGDSPADEVVAEITKLGGRAIANHSSVTDWAATETMVADTVAEFGHLDIVVNNAGIVRDRMLFSMTEAEFDSVIAVHLKGTFALTRHACAYWREASKRGERVAGRVINTTSGTGLFGNQGQSNYGAAKAGIAGLTVLTALEMRRYGVTANAISPIAATRMTDGLAVGESLQATEGFDPRDPANASGVVVYLASDSAAWLTGQVLRIEGNRLNRLQGWTVAAVHPSQSGQALTYDELVDAVPQLYGAVPVGRATGVGQ
- a CDS encoding DoxX family protein, translated to MKGHDAAALALRATLGPMLFAHGWNKVAGPGGLKGTTGWFEALGLKPAEVHARMAAGTEMAAGVGIALGAANPLPAAAAVGLMTVAARTDHRGKGFFVFKGGWEYAGVVGGAAVALAALGNGRYSLDGLLRRQHAGSRHALLAAGVGTASAAALLALCYRPQQKPDGTDQ
- a CDS encoding acyl-CoA dehydrogenase family protein; this translates as MDAADFSAVLSEVRRFVRDRVVPLEAEIDEKDEMPADIREAAKKMGLFGFALPEEYGGLGLSMLEEAQLMFELGYTTPSLRSMFGTNNGIAGHVLMVGGTEEQKAEWLPRIASGDVLASFALTEPEAGSDPSTLTTRAHLDGDDWVINGAKRYITNAPLADVFMVFARTDPDAPRTRGISTFLVPAGTPGLTVAPKDHKMGQFGAWTADVFFDDVRVPASALVGGDAGLNRGFSTAMGCIAHGRVHISALMVGMAERLVDESVAYASTRKQSGKLIGSFQLVQGLIADSQTDYYAGRATVLEAARAFDAGTDTKIGPSCTKYFASEMVWRVADRAVQIHGGAGYMRGVAVERFYRDARLFRIYEGTSQIQQVIIAKALLGEAARG
- a CDS encoding carboxymuconolactone decarboxylase family protein, which codes for MAKQETGAGGVAAIAEADAPVFETLVQMTLDTFERSGLDQETYLLARIAALVAMDASAPSYLLNIGTAAEIGMPLEKIQGTLVAIAPVVGSARIVSAARAIGDAFGLELPGEEEQ
- a CDS encoding SHOCT domain-containing protein, giving the protein MDSYVNLAYDYPVLGAFWTVMWIFLWVMWIFLLFRVVVDIFRDDSMNGWAKTGWLVFTIVLPFLGVFVYLIARGKDMGKREQEHTRAKLEATNQYVRETTGTTGPASEADQLAKLSEVRARGDISDEEYRRAKEKVLH
- a CDS encoding cation:proton antiporter — translated: MSSGGWTVVAVAGVTAAYALVSRRLSSTPLSSAIVFVGAGILIGPAVLDIVDLEHDTAPITTLLEATLTLVLFTDAMTVRRRDLAAGGFLPGRLLGFGLPLSIGAGWLLAWPLLPGLTVWELALVGAILAPTDAALGKTAISNPRVPALVRHGLNVESGLNDGMVLPFFVVFLAAIPGTHYADEGAAGVFWRALVLSTALGLLVGGLGGRLLQWTRARGWVTREWRQVYLLAVAAASYELGVLTDGSGFIAAWVAGFAFGFALRRYRTGGEEEAHPDHTSDFAENLGGLLASISLLVFGAVLLGPALEHLSWRIVLYAVLSLTVVRMLPVALSLAGSGLRSPTVTYIGWFGPRGLASVVLALLVAEEHVPGVELLGRVVAITVGLSVLLHGVSAVTLAERYGRWYEKAAAATRGLREKAPVPEAPGRRRLGSLDRPET
- a CDS encoding acyl-CoA dehydrogenase family protein, producing MTADESELRELRAAVREFLEAKSPEEAVRKLMESEPRFDPAVWSQAADQLRLPGLAIPEEYGGDGFGRVELGVVLEEMGRALFCAPFFATVLLAAQALLASGDKEACARLLPGIAAGRTTATLAVAEDHGSWDPAMVSARAVPDGDAGWTVRGRKCFVIDGTTADLILVVARTVAGPTLFAVERDAAGLAAEPMETLDATRAMARLTLDAVPATLVGAEGAGGRIMAKVLDIASVGLAAEQAGGARRCLETSAEYARARHQFGRPIGSFQAVKHKCADMLVQVELAEAASREAARLADEGSPDFPVAATVAHACCSRAYMIAAMENIQVHGGIGFTWEHPAHLYFRRAKSSQLLFGGPAVYHERLLDRLGI
- a CDS encoding acyl-CoA dehydrogenase family protein; amino-acid sequence: MESDDMRDFAAEARRFLDAHVAKAPDRTALTWGEGDDSMAYFSSLPLEEEREFVQRAREWQRIRHENGFGWITGPVEYGGRGLTPVHDLLYDAIESEYDVADTGVLSVIGLGMIGPTILAHAQPRIKDRWLPAMYRGDAIACQLFSEPGAGSDLASVATRAVREGEDWVLNGQKVWTSVAQHSQIGLALTRTNPEAPKHRGITAFLVPMDAPGVEVRPLRQMTGGADFNEVFLTDVRIPDDHRLGEVDGGWTVALTTLMNERATVGSEGVGPVAAALSPDHLSALMRATWTWDDRALRARLAELLVDVLATEHLNARALRRLRAGVAPGPEMSVSKLMYGQNLTRAAHFVSDVLGPRIIADTGQWGTYAWTELLLATPALRILGGTEEIMKNILAERVLGLPKEPVTAAAKEVRP
- a CDS encoding thiolase family protein: MTEAVIIGVGLHPFGRFPGKPALDMGADAVRLALADAGVNWPQIQGGYIGSYEVANPDAIVGRLGLTGIPMRGVFNGCATAGTAVALAARAIETGEHDLTIAIGLDKHPRGAFAADPSVAGIPSWYGQTGLFLTTHFFGMKINRYMHEHGISHETLARVASKNFRNAAGNDKAWRRTPLSPEEVLASPVLNYPLRQFMYCGPNEGAAAVVMCRADQAHKYTTTPVRVRATALRSRRLGAFEVQSPSFPVGEPVDSPSVDASRDAYERAGIGPEDVDVAQLQDTDAGSEIIHMAENGLCKDGEQERLIAEGATEIGGRLPVNTDGGLLGNGEPIGASGLRQIHEIVLQLRGTAGTRQIPGTPRVGYTHLYGAPGASAVTILST
- a CDS encoding Zn-ribbon domain-containing OB-fold protein gives rise to the protein MTTAQRPVAEGLFTWPPAAAPLRLIGSECRVCGLVSFPAAATCVRCASDDSKERLLADRGTLWTYTTQDFRPPSPPYDGPETFEPYSVGYIELPGELLVEARLTEPDPDKLRIGQDMRLTLVPYTVQDDGTEVMTFAFAPVEESTEIEEEAS